A window from Synergistaceae bacterium DZ-S4 encodes these proteins:
- a CDS encoding HAMP domain-containing histidine kinase gives MKRSLRTQMLFQYVVIVIICMLVIPAGISKLLDRQFRLFSSDRLREDQQEAVRILEENYDLRGHWDITALSGLRGDILRWPMVHAALYDPEGILIAEFRRPMRHGAMRGPMMNSSSDDRGFVSPGRGELAMNEFPVSSGGKVVGSVRFLCLPFIESREGIFLKKFNSHMKYAIGFMLIIAVIISFVMADLISRPVLNVSKMASLIGKGRYQADEGLKSDITELQALIDSIKRLGLGLEEQEELRKRLMSDIAHELRNPLAIIKSHLEAFEDGVWEPTRERIKLTVDEIDRLSKMISEIEKLTSIENAGNGIVLGSADLSNLTERVAMTFDPLYRSKSVDLKREIEADVFLAADETKIRQAVENLLSNALRYTDSGGTVTLSLVRSDGAADIKVSDTGIGISEQDLPYIFERFYRTDKSRTRSSGGLGIGLAITRAIVEAHGGKVMAESREGEGSTFTITLPLNKS, from the coding sequence ATGAAGCGTTCACTGCGGACCCAGATGCTTTTCCAGTACGTGGTCATCGTCATAATATGCATGCTGGTGATACCTGCCGGTATATCAAAACTGCTGGACAGGCAGTTTCGCCTTTTTTCTTCCGACAGGCTCCGCGAAGATCAGCAGGAGGCAGTACGGATCCTCGAAGAGAACTACGACTTACGAGGTCATTGGGACATAACTGCTCTCTCCGGACTGAGGGGGGACATCCTCCGATGGCCTATGGTCCATGCGGCTCTCTATGATCCGGAAGGGATACTGATAGCCGAGTTCAGGCGGCCGATGAGACATGGCGCCATGAGGGGACCTATGATGAACAGCAGCAGTGATGACCGGGGTTTTGTCAGTCCCGGAAGAGGTGAACTGGCAATGAACGAATTTCCGGTGTCTTCCGGAGGCAAGGTCGTTGGCAGTGTCCGTTTCCTCTGCCTGCCCTTCATTGAGAGCAGGGAAGGCATCTTCCTGAAGAAATTCAATTCCCATATGAAATATGCAATAGGGTTCATGCTCATAATTGCGGTCATCATATCTTTTGTAATGGCTGACTTGATCAGCCGGCCTGTCCTGAATGTCTCAAAGATGGCGTCGCTTATAGGCAAGGGCAGGTATCAGGCGGATGAAGGCCTGAAGTCGGATATCACGGAACTTCAGGCACTCATAGACAGCATTAAAAGGCTCGGCCTGGGCCTTGAAGAACAGGAAGAGCTCCGTAAGAGGCTTATGAGCGACATAGCGCACGAACTCAGGAACCCTCTCGCGATAATCAAATCACACCTTGAGGCTTTTGAGGACGGGGTCTGGGAACCTACAAGAGAGAGGATCAAGCTCACTGTGGATGAAATAGACAGGCTTTCAAAGATGATCTCCGAGATCGAAAAGCTAACTTCGATAGAGAATGCCGGAAATGGCATCGTGCTTGGATCGGCTGATCTGTCCAATTTGACGGAGAGGGTCGCCATGACGTTCGACCCCCTCTACAGGTCAAAGTCCGTAGATCTGAAAAGGGAGATAGAGGCAGATGTATTCCTGGCAGCAGATGAGACGAAGATAAGGCAGGCAGTCGAAAACCTTCTTTCCAACGCGCTCAGATACACCGACAGCGGCGGGACCGTGACTCTCTCCCTTGTCAGATCGGACGGCGCGGCAGATATCAAAGTCAGTGACACGGGCATAGGCATATCCGAGCAGGACCTGCCATATATCTTTGAACGTTTCTACAGGACAGACAAGTCACGTACCAGGTCAAGCGGAGGACTCGGCATAGGCCTGGCAATAACCAGGGCGATAGTTGAAGCCCACGGCGGCAAAGTCATGGCCGAAAGCAGGGAAGGCGAAGGCAGTACATTTACAATTACGCTTCCTCTCAATAAATCATAG
- a CDS encoding TolC family protein — protein sequence MRNKLIAAALMIWILSAGTAMAETLTLEACIDTALEKHPDMVAAAAEVASKKAAVGQSAADSRPQVSAGASYTRSDSTDSTDDSGRYSTSVSLEQSVYDWGKRGLRIEGAKINMSAAEAEYMDTRDKVIAAVRSAYYNLNRAVRQHEVAKARYDNYQKRLSWARSYYEVGTKPKIEVTKAEADLANSKLTLVKAGSAAEQYRAQLASAMGLPMMEIKDFADVLTYEDWGVPIGEAVEKALSNRPDLVSQRRKVEYAETLVALQKKGLSPEISASAGYTAYGSAPFDDNGWNAKLSLSFPIYDGGLTRSRVEGAEADLVSAKAQFDAASNNVMLEVRKAWHALAEAKEALNASLEAERQARETYELAEGRYEAGVGSSLEISDAVESYASAQTNTILSLYECKAKRLDLEKAMGGL from the coding sequence TTGAGAAATAAACTGATCGCTGCGGCACTAATGATTTGGATCCTCTCAGCCGGAACTGCAATGGCGGAGACATTGACACTTGAAGCCTGCATAGATACTGCATTGGAGAAGCACCCGGATATGGTCGCAGCAGCGGCAGAAGTTGCTTCAAAGAAGGCCGCGGTAGGGCAGAGCGCCGCGGACAGCAGGCCGCAGGTGAGTGCAGGGGCTTCCTATACAAGGAGCGACAGTACCGACTCCACAGACGATTCAGGAAGGTACAGCACCTCCGTTTCGCTTGAACAGTCTGTCTACGACTGGGGTAAAAGGGGCCTCCGGATAGAGGGGGCAAAGATAAACATGAGTGCCGCGGAAGCGGAATACATGGATACAAGGGACAAGGTCATCGCAGCGGTCAGGTCGGCATATTACAACCTTAACAGAGCTGTAAGGCAGCATGAGGTTGCAAAGGCCAGGTATGACAATTACCAGAAGAGGCTCTCCTGGGCGAGGTCCTACTACGAGGTCGGTACAAAGCCCAAAATTGAGGTGACAAAGGCTGAAGCTGACCTTGCAAATTCAAAGCTGACGCTTGTCAAGGCCGGGTCAGCGGCAGAGCAGTACAGGGCGCAGCTTGCCTCGGCAATGGGCCTGCCGATGATGGAAATAAAAGACTTTGCAGATGTCCTCACCTATGAAGACTGGGGGGTGCCGATCGGAGAAGCGGTAGAAAAAGCTCTTTCAAACAGGCCCGACCTTGTTTCACAGCGCAGGAAGGTCGAATATGCCGAAACCCTTGTTGCATTGCAAAAAAAAGGACTCTCTCCCGAAATCAGCGCTTCAGCGGGATACACCGCATACGGAAGCGCTCCCTTTGACGACAATGGATGGAACGCCAAACTTTCACTAAGTTTTCCCATATATGACGGGGGACTTACCAGAAGCAGAGTCGAAGGGGCCGAGGCTGACCTTGTTTCGGCAAAGGCACAGTTTGATGCCGCATCGAACAATGTGATGCTTGAGGTAAGGAAGGCCTGGCATGCACTGGCTGAGGCTAAAGAGGCGCTTAATGCCTCCCTTGAAGCCGAGAGGCAGGCCAGGGAGACTTATGAACTGGCTGAAGGGCGCTACGAAGCGGGAGTGGGAAGCAGTCTTGAGATATCCGATGCAGTCGAAAGCTACGCCTCGGCCCAGACAAACACCATCCTCTCGCTCTATGAATGCAAGGCAAAGCGCCTTGATCTCGAAAAGGCCATGGGAGGTCTTTAA
- a CDS encoding efflux RND transporter periplasmic adaptor subunit, producing the protein MNIAGRKISKKLKGRIIGAVLLLAALFGVIYWNYGRSSDEISYRTERAVRSDLRSVIQATGTLDAVETVDVGTQISGTVREIYIDYNSVVKKGQIIAEIDSATQEADVAQAEANLMAARADLMNSEAVFANAEKSLSRTRKLAEKDLIAKADIDTDEKTYLTARAQVAASKARISQYDATLRKTRINLGYTKIYSPVDGVVVSKNVEKGQTVAASYQTPSIAEIAKDLSQMQVEVNVDEADIGGVREGQKATFTVDAHPNEPFEGKVTQVRFSPTTTDNVVTYAVIVRVSNDKGLLMPGMTANVSLIVEERQDVIVVPNSAFRFKPADPSANQKQQGPPGMGAQTVAEVKAPAVYMLNKKAPVRIEVKKGISDGQNTEIISGLKEGDEVITGIIVPNGAK; encoded by the coding sequence ATGAACATTGCAGGCAGGAAAATTTCAAAAAAACTTAAGGGCAGGATCATCGGAGCAGTACTCTTGCTGGCCGCGCTGTTTGGGGTAATTTACTGGAATTACGGCAGAAGTTCTGATGAGATAAGCTACAGGACAGAAAGGGCAGTCAGGTCGGATCTGCGTTCAGTCATACAGGCCACCGGCACCCTTGATGCTGTGGAAACTGTGGATGTCGGTACCCAGATATCAGGCACAGTCAGGGAAATATACATCGACTACAACAGTGTAGTAAAAAAAGGACAGATCATTGCTGAGATAGATTCGGCCACACAGGAGGCCGACGTTGCACAGGCAGAGGCGAACCTTATGGCAGCCAGAGCAGATCTTATGAATTCTGAGGCAGTATTTGCCAATGCCGAAAAGAGCCTTTCCAGAACAAGGAAATTGGCTGAAAAGGACCTGATAGCAAAAGCTGATATCGATACAGACGAAAAAACCTACCTTACTGCAAGGGCACAGGTCGCTGCGTCAAAAGCAAGGATCAGTCAGTATGACGCCACTCTGAGAAAAACAAGGATCAACCTGGGTTATACAAAGATATACTCTCCAGTGGACGGGGTGGTGGTATCCAAGAACGTTGAGAAGGGACAGACTGTCGCGGCAAGTTATCAGACCCCGAGCATTGCGGAGATAGCGAAGGATCTCAGCCAGATGCAGGTCGAAGTCAATGTCGACGAGGCCGATATCGGAGGAGTGAGGGAGGGACAGAAGGCGACCTTTACAGTTGATGCCCATCCCAACGAACCGTTCGAAGGAAAAGTTACTCAGGTGCGCTTTTCGCCTACAACTACCGACAACGTAGTTACATATGCGGTAATAGTGAGAGTCTCCAATGATAAGGGACTCCTGATGCCGGGGATGACTGCAAATGTCTCGCTTATCGTTGAAGAACGGCAGGATGTGATCGTGGTTCCGAACAGCGCTTTCAGGTTCAAGCCCGCGGATCCTTCAGCAAACCAGAAGCAGCAGGGGCCTCCCGGGATGGGTGCACAGACAGTGGCTGAAGTAAAGGCCCCGGCTGTATACATGCTCAATAAAAAAGCCCCGGTAAGGATCGAGGTCAAAAAAGGCATATCAGACGGACAGAACACGGAGATAATCTCCGGGCTCAAAGAGGGCGATGAGGTAATTACGGGGATCATCGTTCCCAACGGAGCGAAATAG
- a CDS encoding ABC transporter permease, whose amino-acid sequence MISMTEISRTAVRALRRNKTRSMLTALGIIIGVAAVIAAFAVGQGANKSIDEQIASFGSNFIMVFPDRSASSASGTVRYITYDDALAVEREVSGIEAVAPMINTSAQLVYGNTNWSTSVIGSTPAYSLVQDREVEYGRNINDSDVRQGAKIAVIGKTIADKMFFGEDPVGRSIRIKKVPFTIIGVFRTKGQNTMGQDQDDLVLVPLTAAQRRLVRWNTPGRISTIYVKGVSMNALQYIQNETEVLMRERHRIRPGEPDDFSVRNISQMLEARRKTTAIMSMLLGSIAVISLVVGGIGIMNIMLVSVTERTREIGIRMAVGAKSRDIRFQFLIEAVVLSMVGGTLGIILGVFAGHALASFTAAPPIFSAGSIILAFVFSALVGIGFGYYPAWKASLLDPIDALKYE is encoded by the coding sequence ATGATATCGATGACAGAGATCTCCCGCACCGCAGTAAGGGCGCTGCGCCGGAACAAGACCAGGTCGATGCTTACTGCCCTGGGCATCATAATCGGTGTAGCGGCCGTAATAGCAGCTTTCGCCGTAGGCCAGGGAGCGAACAAGAGCATAGACGAACAGATCGCCTCCTTCGGAAGCAACTTTATAATGGTATTTCCTGACAGATCAGCATCGTCAGCTTCGGGCACCGTCAGATACATCACATATGATGATGCCCTTGCCGTAGAGCGGGAGGTCTCCGGGATCGAGGCAGTGGCGCCAATGATCAATACATCTGCCCAGCTTGTTTACGGCAACACTAACTGGAGTACGAGCGTCATAGGAAGCACTCCCGCATATTCACTGGTTCAGGACAGGGAGGTGGAGTACGGCAGGAACATCAATGACAGCGACGTAAGACAGGGTGCCAAGATTGCTGTGATAGGGAAGACCATCGCGGATAAGATGTTCTTTGGTGAAGACCCTGTAGGCAGGTCAATAAGGATCAAGAAGGTCCCGTTCACGATAATCGGTGTATTCAGAACGAAGGGCCAGAATACCATGGGGCAGGACCAGGACGACCTTGTCCTCGTTCCCCTGACGGCAGCGCAGAGGAGGCTTGTCCGCTGGAACACTCCCGGAAGGATAAGCACCATATACGTCAAGGGTGTTTCGATGAACGCGCTTCAGTACATACAGAATGAGACGGAGGTCCTTATGAGGGAGAGGCACAGGATCAGGCCCGGAGAACCGGACGACTTCTCCGTCAGGAACATATCCCAGATGCTTGAGGCGCGCCGGAAGACTACGGCCATCATGTCTATGCTCCTCGGCTCCATAGCTGTAATATCCCTTGTGGTCGGGGGAATAGGCATAATGAATATAATGCTCGTCTCTGTCACTGAAAGGACCAGGGAGATAGGGATAAGGATGGCAGTCGGGGCTAAGTCACGGGACATCCGTTTCCAGTTCCTTATTGAGGCGGTAGTTCTTTCGATGGTAGGCGGCACACTGGGAATAATACTGGGCGTCTTTGCGGGGCATGCGCTTGCTTCGTTTACAGCAGCCCCGCCTATATTTTCCGCCGGGTCCATAATACTGGCATTTGTCTTTTCGGCCCTTGTCGGCATAGGTTTCGGCTATTACCCGGCATGGAAGGCCTCCCTTCTTGATCCGATCGACGCGCTGAAATACGAATAA
- a CDS encoding ABC transporter ATP-binding protein, producing MVELKDIRKSFSMGREEVEILHGISLSVEKGEFVAMMGPSGSGKSTTMNILGCLDKPTSGTYFLNGQNINDLESDELAVIRNRTIGFVFQGFNLLQKTSALENVELPLLYAGMQKKERRERAKEALIQMGLEDRLYHEPTQLSGGQQQRVAIARGIVNRAPILMADEPTGNLDSKTSDEIMGLFKKINEKEGTTILLVTHEPDVAAYAKRIVHFKDGMITSDEPNRMVKSA from the coding sequence TTGGTAGAACTGAAGGATATCCGCAAAAGCTTCAGCATGGGCAGAGAGGAAGTGGAGATACTCCATGGGATAAGCCTCTCTGTTGAAAAGGGTGAGTTCGTTGCGATGATGGGCCCTTCGGGCTCAGGAAAGTCAACTACTATGAACATTCTCGGGTGTTTGGATAAACCAACATCCGGGACATATTTTCTTAACGGACAGAATATCAATGACCTTGAAAGCGATGAGCTTGCGGTGATAAGAAACAGGACGATCGGTTTCGTCTTTCAGGGATTCAACCTGCTGCAGAAGACAAGCGCGTTGGAGAACGTAGAGCTTCCGCTCCTATATGCAGGAATGCAGAAAAAAGAACGCAGGGAGAGGGCTAAAGAAGCCCTCATCCAGATGGGACTGGAAGACAGGCTATACCACGAGCCGACACAGCTTTCGGGGGGCCAGCAGCAGAGAGTCGCGATCGCACGGGGCATAGTAAACAGGGCCCCTATCCTTATGGCTGATGAACCTACCGGAAATCTTGACTCGAAGACAAGCGACGAAATAATGGGACTGTTCAAAAAGATCAACGAGAAAGAGGGGACAACGATACTGTTGGTCACCCATGAACCTGACGTCGCCGCTTACGCAAAGAGGATAGTTCATTTCAAGGATGGCATGATAACGAGCGATGAACCAAACCGGATGGTGAAAAGCGCATGA
- a CDS encoding response regulator transcription factor, whose translation MTKILIVEDEKAIADVEKAYVLREGYEADIARDGVEALRMFNEGVYDLVLLDLMLPGMKGERVCEEIRAASTAPIIMVTAKSGEDDVIAGLDAGADDYIIKPFSPRVLMARIRANLRNTDRSGTGSTGILKIGQDVEIDNDKLTVTKKGKHIPLTKNEFMIFSKMASRPEKTWTRDELIIHALGYEYEGFERSIDSYIKNIRKKLADPEHDNGYIKTVHGFGYRISE comes from the coding sequence GTGACAAAGATACTTATTGTAGAAGACGAAAAAGCAATAGCGGATGTAGAAAAGGCCTACGTGCTCCGGGAAGGATACGAAGCAGACATTGCGAGGGACGGGGTGGAAGCCCTCAGGATGTTCAATGAGGGAGTCTACGATCTTGTGCTTCTCGACCTGATGCTGCCAGGTATGAAAGGCGAAAGGGTCTGTGAAGAAATAAGGGCGGCGTCAACAGCTCCCATAATAATGGTCACAGCAAAAAGCGGTGAGGATGATGTCATAGCAGGACTTGACGCCGGCGCGGATGACTACATCATAAAGCCGTTCAGTCCAAGGGTCCTCATGGCACGGATAAGGGCCAACCTCAGAAACACCGACCGCTCCGGGACAGGAAGCACCGGGATATTAAAAATAGGACAGGATGTAGAGATAGACAACGACAAACTGACAGTGACTAAAAAAGGCAAGCATATCCCCCTCACTAAAAATGAATTTATGATCTTTTCAAAGATGGCCTCAAGGCCGGAAAAGACATGGACAAGGGACGAACTTATAATCCATGCACTTGGATATGAATACGAAGGTTTTGAAAGATCGATAGACAGCTATATCAAAAACATAAGAAAAAAACTTGCAGATCCCGAACACGATAACGGATACATAAAAACAGTCCATGGTTTCGGATACAGGATCTCGGAGTAA
- a CDS encoding carbamoyl phosphate synthase small subunit: protein MKNKVFLTLADGSVWSGRGELCTPTEGEVVFTTAGCGYPQTLSDPSYCGQIVVFAYPPVGTYGVDTERLEGRRAWLSAALVSCLDETENGRFKPLSSWMEENETPLIDGIDTRQLILKIRETGSIMGRLDHSPALPETIELPHDLVKRVSCREIEVTGDGDVSVGVMDFGAKENIIRSMAARGCRVVRFPNTAKAEDILSSGVSGIILSNGPGDPSVLDSETEEIRKILGKRPVLGICLGNQLLARACGAKTHKMRYGHRGANQPVMDLSTGRGILTSQNHQYVVTEESMGGTGLEVAFRHLGDGTVEGLLHRGFDASSVQFHPEASPGPEDASYIFDDFVAHIRESGDR from the coding sequence ATGAAAAACAAAGTCTTCTTGACACTTGCGGACGGAAGCGTATGGAGCGGAAGGGGCGAACTCTGCACTCCCACCGAAGGCGAAGTGGTCTTTACGACAGCCGGATGCGGATATCCCCAGACCCTTTCAGATCCTTCGTACTGCGGCCAGATCGTTGTCTTCGCATACCCTCCGGTGGGAACATACGGTGTAGACACCGAGCGCCTCGAAGGGCGACGGGCATGGCTTTCCGCGGCACTGGTATCCTGTCTCGACGAAACTGAAAATGGACGATTCAAGCCTCTCAGTTCATGGATGGAGGAAAATGAAACTCCGTTGATAGATGGGATCGATACAAGACAGCTGATCTTAAAAATAAGAGAGACCGGTTCGATAATGGGCAGGCTCGATCATTCGCCTGCACTTCCCGAAACAATAGAGCTTCCGCATGATCTGGTCAAAAGAGTCTCATGCAGAGAGATTGAAGTGACTGGAGACGGGGATGTCTCAGTCGGGGTAATGGATTTCGGGGCCAAGGAGAACATCATAAGGAGCATGGCAGCACGGGGTTGCAGGGTAGTCAGATTCCCCAACACTGCCAAGGCAGAAGATATTCTTTCAAGCGGTGTCAGCGGCATCATACTCAGCAACGGTCCCGGCGATCCCTCCGTTCTTGATAGTGAAACGGAAGAAATAAGGAAAATTTTGGGCAAAAGGCCTGTGCTTGGAATATGTCTTGGTAATCAGCTTCTTGCGAGGGCATGCGGTGCAAAGACCCATAAGATGAGATACGGACACAGGGGAGCCAACCAGCCGGTGATGGATCTCTCAACAGGCAGGGGTATATTGACCAGCCAGAACCATCAGTACGTAGTCACTGAAGAGAGCATGGGGGGGACAGGGCTTGAAGTGGCCTTCAGACACCTCGGCGACGGAACTGTAGAAGGCTTGCTTCACAGGGGATTTGATGCATCAAGTGTCCAGTTCCACCCTGAAGCGTCGCCGGGCCCGGAAGACGCATCATACATATTCGATGATTTTGTCGCACATATCCGCGAGTCAGGAGATAGATAG
- a CDS encoding DNA-deoxyinosine glycosylase: MEYSFQPIIDKRSKVLILGSLPGVRSLRENEYYANGQNSFWKIMFSVFVMPYSSDYRTKIGLLAENRIALWDVIKSAERTGSSDSSIRTAIPNDVPGLLKGYPAISSIIFNGGFAFRSYRNYFGKPHLPHTTLLSTSPACAGRDREKTDMWERAVRDALRGEL; encoded by the coding sequence GTGGAATACAGCTTTCAGCCAATAATAGATAAAAGGTCAAAGGTGCTTATTCTCGGCTCGCTTCCGGGGGTGAGGTCTTTGAGGGAGAATGAGTACTACGCGAATGGACAGAACAGTTTCTGGAAAATTATGTTCTCTGTATTTGTAATGCCTTATTCTTCAGATTACAGGACTAAGATCGGGCTTCTGGCTGAAAACCGCATCGCACTGTGGGATGTGATAAAGTCAGCTGAGCGCACCGGGAGCAGCGACAGCAGCATCAGGACCGCGATCCCGAACGATGTTCCCGGATTGCTTAAAGGATATCCTGCCATATCATCCATAATTTTTAACGGCGGTTTTGCATTCAGAAGCTACAGAAATTATTTCGGCAAGCCGCATTTGCCCCATACGACACTGTTATCTACAAGTCCGGCATGCGCCGGCAGAGACAGGGAAAAGACGGACATGTGGGAAAGAGCGGTGAGAGACGCGCTGAGGGGCGAGCTCTAA